In the genome of Mangifera indica cultivar Alphonso chromosome 9, CATAS_Mindica_2.1, whole genome shotgun sequence, the window ttCAGTTGCATTtctatttcttatttaaattactttaaGAGTGGGGAGTGGCATATGACATGCTTTAGGTCCAGCCTTATAAAAATCTACTTTTTGTTAGTATGTGATGTAGTTTGAAGCAATGTTTTGAAAACCAAATTAGATTGATTGGTTTAACCGGTTCAATTGAAAACTATGAGATAGTTTATTCTGATTAAgttataatttggtttgaattttgaatcGAGATGAATCGCAATTGAATTGGTCCAAATCAGCACATGGGGTGTAAGGCATGGACCACCAAACTAAATGtaatttagttatataattttttttttttatttaaatatttgaagggaaagaaagatgttttttttttttcaaaattttgaaatgttggAAACTTGGAACTGAAACTCAAAATATAGTAAACTCGCATTACCATTGGAGTAAAGCcaatattgtaatttaatttaatatttagtgattaaataaataaaattgttttaaatattatttttaatatttatttaagtaataCTCCAATCAATCGATTCAATTATCAATTGACCTAAACTAACCCTTTCACAAGTATGAAAACATGGGTTTGAAGCTATTGATTAGTTTagttttaacatattaaaaatctCCTGTAGAGAGATAAACTTacgaataatattatatatataaattttttttattaattatttatataaattgacgttataacatatgattgaataattttaaaatatggaaaaaaaaaaaaaaaaaagacaatccCATCATCTAATAAACTGTTCTATCAATATAGTTTTATGCTAAGCttaaaagtaaaagaattcACCTATTACTCAATTCTCTATAGAAAGAAAGAGATTAaactgattttattattaagcgATGCCATTTGATTCCACATGCATAACAACAGCTCGTGAATCATTACTTAGATAATGCAAATTGACAAAAACCTAACTTGCCTTTGACCTTACCAGAATCAGGTAGCTGACTGAACTAATCTTAGCAAATTGACAAAAACCTAACTTGCTTTTGACCTTACCAGAATCAGGTAGCTGAACTAATCTTAGCACCCAACTTTCTATCATGATCACTAATAGCTATTGGCTGAcgaaaaaccaaaaaagaacCAAGTTCAGTAGTTGGTTGTGGTATTGTTGGACTTGAACTTGAGATTTTTGACTTGTTGATGGTGGCTAGTTTTCGGTACTCACTTGCCCGATTTCCTCCACCATTTTGACTACCTCTGACATTTTTGGCCTCTGCTCTGGCATTCTCACAACACAAGCCATTCCTATTTGCAACATCTCCACCATTTCCTCTTCTATGTTTGGGAACCTCAAAAGTGCCACATCAAACACTTCAGCAGTCCACTCTTCTCTAACCACAGAATTCACCCACCTTACCAAATGAATAACCTCATCACCACTTGTGGCATGTATAGGTGACTTTCCTGTGAGAAGCTCAAGCAGCAAGACTCCAAAACTGTATACATCAGACGCCTGGGTTGCTTTTTGACTGTCTGTTACTTCTGGGGCACGGTACCCTGCAGCTCGCATAAGTGGTGGTGGTATTGGATTCATCAGTGTTGCCATACCAATATCAGAAACACAACCATACCCTTGAGGGTTGAGGAAAATATTTGAGGTTTTTATGTCTCCATGGACAAATTTCCCACCATTTTGTGTATGAACATGAGCTATGCCTCTTGCTGCACCTATTGCAATTCTCAATCTTGTCTCCCAATCTAAAGATGTCCGTCCCTCCCCTCTTCTACCTGCAAACCACAatgcaaaaatataaaacagCATCTTTGAATGAATTGATACAAGAGATTAGACAAAATAACTGCAGTTTTTAGCATACCATGTAACATTGTTGAGACACTTCCTTGACTATAATAATCATAAACCATAAGCTTCTCATCCTTGGAATAGTAATATGCTCTTAATGAAGTTACATTTTCATGCTTTAGATTTCCCACCACCTCCATTTGTTGTTCAAACTCTCTTTTGCCCACATTCACTTCCTTCAGCCTCTTCACCACCACCATGGTTGAATCCTCTAGTGCTGCTTTATAGGTTATCCCAAATGTGCCCTTCCCAAGCACCTCAGCAGAGGCCCTCAGCAGATCCTCCAAGTCAAACACAAGATTACAACCCTCAAAGAACACAAGACTGTTGTTCTTATCTTGACCCTCAGAGGCCCCTGCCTCCATTgacttctctttcttttgtgATTTCATTGGCAACCCATCTTGA includes:
- the LOC123225840 gene encoding probable inactive receptor kinase At4g23740, whose translation is MSEKMNLLCVFSAIFLLGTCFLPVIADPVEDKRALLEFLGNICHPGSLNWHENSSMCSLWTGVTCSKDRSRVIALWLPGFALQGPIPPNTISRLSALQNLSLRSNSISGSFPSDFSKLHSLSTLNLQFNSFSGPLPSDFSVWKSLAVIDLSNNYFNGHIPSSLSYLTHLTSLNLANNSLSGDIPDLNIPSLQLLNLSNNHLTGSLPHSLQKFPSGAFAGNNVSSETALPPALPIQPPTKTKSKKLNEHVLLALIIGGCVLGFGLVALLIFYFCSHNEGQDGLPMKSQKKEKSMEAGASEGQDKNNSLVFFEGCNLVFDLEDLLRASAEVLGKGTFGITYKAALEDSTMVVVKRLKEVNVGKREFEQQMEVVGNLKHENVTSLRAYYYSKDEKLMVYDYYSQGSVSTMLHGRRGEGRTSLDWETRLRIAIGAARGIAHVHTQNGGKFVHGDIKTSNIFLNPQGYGCVSDIGMATLMNPIPPPLMRAAGYRAPEVTDSQKATQASDVYSFGVLLLELLTGKSPIHATSGDEVIHLVRWVNSVVREEWTAEVFDVALLRFPNIEEEMVEMLQIGMACVVRMPEQRPKMSEVVKMVEEIGQVSTEN